CGCGTCGCGAAGTGGCTTTAAAAAAACCTCAACGCCTCGGATAATAGGAGAGACGCGGTAAGCAATCCAGGTGTTTTTGGGATAGGCAATCGATTTGGGAATGACTTCTCCAAAAATAAGCGTTAAGGCAAGTGGGACACCGACAGTTAGTGGCCAACTAGTAAATGTTCCAAAAATCCCAGAGACCACATTTTGAACTAAAATGTTCATTACTACATTCAGCATTAAAATTGTGACAAGAAGTTTTCTGGGCTCAGAAAGGAGGCGTGCAATGAGGCGCCCACGTGGATCCTCCCCCAGGCGAAAGGCTCGTACCTTCATCGAGGAGAGGGAAAAAAGTGCTGTTTCTGAAGCAGAGAGGAAACCGGATGTGAAGATTAAAACGACAAGAATTACAATGAGAGTCGGCAATGTCATTGAAATACCACTTTTAGTTCTCCCTCAGCCGTCACACCAAGCTTTTCCTTCAGAATAAGCTCAACAAAATCAGGGTCATTTTGGCTATTTATCCGAAGTAGAAGCTCTTCTTTTTTCTCCATTGCGTCCATTTTTGCTGTGGCAAGGGTATCTACCCTTTCCTGCAGTGTAGCAACTAATTGATTTTTCTTGTGAATTGCCTGAATATAAATCGCCCCTGCCATCAAAATGAAGGCAACAACCCACCAATTCTTGAGTAAAATAAGATGGAATCTCATGAATCTGTCCCACTACTATAAAGGTTAGAATTTTGAGGTAGGGTCATACCGACGGGACAGTAATTCCTCTTTGTTTCATATACTTGCCTGCACGATCAGCATAGGAAATTTCGCACATTTGCTTTGCTTCAAAAAAGAGGACTTGAGCGATTCCCTCGTTCGAGTAGATTTTTGCTGGCAAAGGAGTGGTATTAGAAATTTCAATCGTCACATGTCCCTCCCATTCTGGTTCAAATGGGGTAACATTGACAATGATTCCGCAACGAGCATAGGTTGATTTCCCCAAGCAAACAGTGAGACAACTCCTAGGGATGCGGAAATACTCTATAGTGGAGGCT
The window above is part of the Candidatus Neptunochlamydia sp. REUL1 genome. Proteins encoded here:
- the dcd gene encoding dCTP deaminase; translated protein: MSLQADKWIRKMALEEGMIKPFVDSQVKSIENHKIVSYGLSSYGYDVRVGNRFKVFTNVHNSIVDPKNFTEDAFVDIEGDHCIIPPNSFALASTIEYFRIPRSCLTVCLGKSTYARCGIIVNVTPFEPEWEGHVTIEISNTTPLPAKIYSNEGIAQVLFFEAKQMCEISYADRAGKYMKQRGITVPSV